DNA sequence from the bacterium genome:
GACCTCATAAAATCGTGGGAAGGCTCGGGGCTCTTGAAGTTATGCATGGATGATATGTTCAAGATGCTCGATATCTCCGAAAGGATGTTCGAGGCGGCATGGGAGATGATTACGGGCACCGGCGAAATAACCGACCTCTACAAGATGGACAAACAGCTCAATGAGCTTCAGATAGCGATCCGGCGCCGTATTCTCGAGCACATGGCCATCAATCCCGGTCAGGACATAAACGCCTCCTTCGTTCTCGGCGTACTGGTCATCGACCTTGAGCGCATAGGCGACTACGCGAAGAATTTTGACGACATCGCCAGGCATTACCCTGAACCCATCTCGGGCGGCGTTTTCGATACCCTTCATGCGATGGCTAAAAGGGTCAAGTTGATGTTTGACGAGACGAGAAACGCTCTCGTCAAAAATGACTCCAAGCTTGCCCGCAAGGTGATGCAGGAGCAAGCCGATATGGCAAAAGAGGCCGACAGATTCATGGATCAGCTCATGGAATCATCCGATCTTACGGTAAAACAGGGGATAGTTGCCGCGATGCTTACAAGATATATAAAGCGCGTAAGCGCTCATCTTAAAAATGTTGTTTCAAGCGTGGTCAATCCGTACCACAGGATAGGCTACCGGCCGCACGAAAAGGAAGATGACTAAATTACATCCAAGGTACTTGACAAACACTGAAATTCGACTATTATTAGTCATATACAACCAGGGACGATATTTGAAGGCTGCGGAGATGCGTCTTTGAAGAGATTCCCGTAACACACCTCCCTTCCCTCACCCCCTCCCCTGGAGAGTGCGTCCATGCCTCTCCAGGGGTTTTTTTTACTGCTTCAGGATCAGATAACCAGAGTTCGCCTAACGGAGAGTGCGTCCATGCCTCTCCAGGGTTTTTTTCCCCCCGACATACCGCTTCGAACCCATATGTTGAGTAATATTGACATGCACTCTTCTGTATCTATACTCACTCCATGCGTGTAGGTTTGGGTTTTGACTCTCATCCTTTTGCCCATGATAGGCCATTAGTTATCGGGGGCGTCAAAATCCCGCATACTCGTGGGCTTTCCGGCCATTCGGATGCAGACGTTCTGCTGCATTCAATCTCCGACGCCCTTATTGGAGCGGCCGGTCTTTCAAGCATAGGCGAGCTATTTCCAGATACCGACCCTGACTACAAGGATGCAGACAGCGCTTTGTTGCTTGGGGAGGTCTTAAATAGAATACGAAAACAGGGCTGCCGTATAGTAAATCTCGATTGCACTATACTTGCAGAGGAACCCATGCTGGTTCCCTATCGGGACGAAATGCGGACAAGAATCGCAGAAATCCTAAACGTCGAAACCTCTCAAATAGCTATAAAACCCAAGAGGGGAGAGGGGATGGGATTCGTAGGCCGAAAAGAAGGTATTGCCGCCTTAGCAGTCGTCCTCCTGGATAGCGAATGATTCCCCTTCGCGACGAGATTCGTTCAAGAAAGCGTCCTTACGTAGTTTATGTTATCATTGGTCTGAACGTAGCCGTCTATCTTATTGAATTGCTACTTTATCTTTCTTCCAAAGGAGCGTTCAGGGATTTCATCTTCTCGTTCGGGCTTGTTCCGCAAAGACTTTTCTTCGAGACCTCATGGCTCGATATCGGCACGATACTCTCCTCCATGTTTCTCCACGACGCACCGAGCCCGGTGCATGTCGGCGCCAATATGCTATTCCTCTGGGTTTTCGGAGACAACATCGAGGATGCCATGGGACACTGGCTCTTTATCCCCTTCTACCTTGTCTGCGGTGTAGCGGGAGCGCTGCTGCATGCGGTAACCGTTCCACATTCTCCCGTGGTCCTTATTGGCGCATCAGGCGCTATTTCTGGAGTCCTGGGCGCATACATCATTCTCTATCCGCGTTCAAAAGTGCTTTCGCTCGTAATACTCTTCTTCATCAGGCTCATATATATACCTTCATGGGTATTCATAGGCATATGGTTCGGCTACCAGTTGCTTTACGGTCTTTTGACGCTCGGCAACTCAGGCGGCGGCGTGGCTTTTCTTGCGCACGTGGGGGGATTTCTTACAGGTCTCATTATCGCGCTCATATTCCGAAAGCGGCTGCTCCGCAATACGCAGCCGGAGATATTTTTCAGCTAGCCGGAACGGCTAATCGTCGGAATCCCTGGAACCTTTAAGCATCTCCCATTCCTCTTCCTCGTTGAAGATATCGGCAACCTCCTCGTATTCCTTGTAGTCGTGATGACTGAAATCAAGCCTGCATCCCGCATCTTCTTCATACCGCAGGCAGCATAAAAGCCTTCCGCACATGCCGGAAATCTTTTCAGGGTTTACGTAAAGATTCTGTCTTCTTGCAGACCGAAGACTTATGGGCTTGAGTTCCGAGAGGAATGCGGTGCAGCAGAGCGGTCTGCCGCAGTGCCCGAGTCCGCCCACAAGCCTTGCATGATCCCTTATGCCTATTTGCTTAATGACAACCCTGCAGTCGAGCAGGAGGCTTGTCTCCTTGTGAAGTTTTCTGAAATCCAGACGGTGCTCCGAGAGGAAGTAGAAGGCTATCTTCTGCCTGTCCGCCCATGCGTGAACGTCCACCACGCGCATGGGAAGACTGTATTCCTTAACAAGATTCTTGAACTTCTCAATCGCTTGCGCTTCCCACGGCTTCGTCTCTTCAAGCATCCTGATATCGTCAGCATTCACTTTTCTTATGGCAATCGCCTTCGGCTGAGCGTCGTCGGACCTGCTTTTTACAACGCCTATATCCTCGCAGCCTTTGAACCTGAGGACGACCATATCTCCAGGCTCTAGCTCAAGTCCCACGGCGGCTGTAGCCATGATGCGCATAAGGGAATGGCATTCTACTATATAATGCTTGTCGCTCATGTCAGTCCTAAGGGTTGTATCCCTGGGGATATACAAGTTCGTACTGCCCGAATCCGAGCTTGTCCTCGAAGATGAACTCGAGGCCGCCTTCGTACTTCCATATTATGTAGGGGTTCTGGTTCATCTCGAAGGGGTGCTCCTCGACCTCATCGGGCGGCCCGTAGCGCATGTATATCTTTGCCCTGTCCGACAGGTATCCCTTGTCGCCATGTCCGAAGTTGCGTTCGCAATAGTCTATCTTCGTCATGTAATTCTCCAGAACCTCGTTATACTCGGTCTGAGGCGTAGGGTCCTTCGCTTTCCAGAAGCTGTCCCAGACAACCTGCCTTTGTTCTGCAGGCGCCTTCTTCATGTAATCCCTTTCATTCGAGTCCGCTATGTACACGAGTTTGTTCACTAAATCAAGATATCTTTGGGGATCGTACTTGAACGGCTTCTGAATCCAGAACGATGCATCCGATTTATCCTTCATCCTTCCTTTAGCGTAAGCGGTAACTTTAAGGTCGTATCCGGCGCTCGTAAAGTTTGCAAGCGGAACAATCCATGTAACTTGAGAAGAAGACTCTCTGAAACTCTCCCTGTATTCGAAACTCGACACCTCCTTTGTCGTGATATAAAGGGTTAAGGAATCGATGTCCTTGTCGTATACCGGCACTGTTGCCTTCAACGTGTCGTCGCCTGTGAACGGTCTGGAGAACATCCTTTTTCCTTCTGGATTCGTGACAACAACTGATCCGAGTGTGCGGTGGTAAAGCTCCATTTCAAAGTCTCTAGTAAGTTTGCGTGTAGCCCCGAGCATGGCGACTCGCAGCGTTCCTTTATATTTGCCTGCAGGAACGACCACCTCCAGGGTCTCCTCGACGAGCCTGGAGCGGGAGCCTGCATCCTCGGTCGATTTTACCCGAA
Encoded proteins:
- a CDS encoding 2-C-methyl-D-erythritol 2,4-cyclodiphosphate synthase, whose protein sequence is MRVGLGFDSHPFAHDRPLVIGGVKIPHTRGLSGHSDADVLLHSISDALIGAAGLSSIGELFPDTDPDYKDADSALLLGEVLNRIRKQGCRIVNLDCTILAEEPMLVPYRDEMRTRIAEILNVETSQIAIKPKRGEGMGFVGRKEGIAALAVVLLDSE
- a CDS encoding rhomboid family intramembrane serine protease, with protein sequence MIPLRDEIRSRKRPYVVYVIIGLNVAVYLIELLLYLSSKGAFRDFIFSFGLVPQRLFFETSWLDIGTILSSMFLHDAPSPVHVGANMLFLWVFGDNIEDAMGHWLFIPFYLVCGVAGALLHAVTVPHSPVVLIGASGAISGVLGAYIILYPRSKVLSLVILFFIRLIYIPSWVFIGIWFGYQLLYGLLTLGNSGGGVAFLAHVGGFLTGLIIALIFRKRLLRNTQPEIFFS
- a CDS encoding stage 0 sporulation protein, with the protein product MSDKHYIVECHSLMRIMATAAVGLELEPGDMVVLRFKGCEDIGVVKSRSDDAQPKAIAIRKVNADDIRMLEETKPWEAQAIEKFKNLVKEYSLPMRVVDVHAWADRQKIAFYFLSEHRLDFRKLHKETSLLLDCRVVIKQIGIRDHARLVGGLGHCGRPLCCTAFLSELKPISLRSARRQNLYVNPEKISGMCGRLLCCLRYEEDAGCRLDFSHHDYKEYEEVADIFNEEEEWEMLKGSRDSDD
- a CDS encoding GWxTD domain-containing protein, which codes for MKLLLLLSLFGQPGSVEYDFQSSIERGEKDGKFFVKGYLSLPYSSLQFAKYDSLFESGYHVVLEMIDAKKNVYGTERFGQVRVKSTEDAGSRSRLVEETLEVVVPAGKYKGTLRVAMLGATRKLTRDFEMELYHRTLGSVVVTNPEGKRMFSRPFTGDDTLKATVPVYDKDIDSLTLYITTKEVSSFEYRESFRESSSQVTWIVPLANFTSAGYDLKVTAYAKGRMKDKSDASFWIQKPFKYDPQRYLDLVNKLVYIADSNERDYMKKAPAEQRQVVWDSFWKAKDPTPQTEYNEVLENYMTKIDYCERNFGHGDKGYLSDRAKIYMRYGPPDEVEEHPFEMNQNPYIIWKYEGGLEFIFEDKLGFGQYELVYPQGYNP